CGCAGCCGCGATGGAGAAGATCCTTGCCAAGGATCCGGGTGAAACCTTCTTCATCGAAGGCCACACCGATGCCGTCGGCTCGGACCGCTCGAACCTGGTGCTCTCCGACAAGCGCGCCGAATCGGTCGCCTCGCTGCTCACCGAGGTCTACGGCATTCCGCCGGAAAACCTGGCGACCCAGGGCTATGGCGAGCGCTTCCTGAAGGTTCGCACCCAGGATGCCGAGCAGCAGAACCGTCGCGTCACCATTCGCCGTGTGACGCCGCTGGTTCGCCCGGTCGCGCAGCGCTAGGCGCCGATCAAGCTTCGGGCAGGGCTGCCCACCTAAATCTCGGAAACCCGCCTCGCAAAAGGCGGGTTTCTGTCATTTGACATTCCTTCCCAGACATTCTTTCTCGGATTGCCATGAAAGCCCTTGTTCTCGCGCTTGTTGCCGCCACCACGTTCGCCCATTCGGCCACCGCTGCGCCTGGGCTCGTCGAGCCGGATCTGCGTCTGCCTTCCAATCCTGGCGGAAAGGGCGCAGCCCCGCGGGTTGCACTGACGCTTGACGCCTGCAGCGGCGCCACCGACATGCGCATCCTCGGCACGCTGATCGAAAACCGTATCCCGGCGACGATCTTCGTCACCGCGCGCTGGCTGAAGCGCAACGGCCTCGTCGTCGAGGTGATGAAGGCACATCCTGATCTGTTCGAGATTGAGGACCACGGTGCGATGCACGTGCCGCCGATCGACGTGAAGATCTCCGTCTATGGCATCGCGGCGGCCGGCTCCGAGGCGGCGGTCGCGGCCGAAGTCGATGGCGGCGCTGTCGCAATCAAGGCGCATGGACTGCCGGCGCCGAAGTGGTTTCGCGGCGCGACGGCCAAATACACCCATTCGTCGATGAGCCAGATCCGCGCTATGGGTTACCGCATCGCCGGCTACTCGGTGAACGGCGACGGCGGCTCGCTGCTGGGGGCCGCAATGGCTGAAAAGCGCATTCGCGCCGCCAAGGACGGCGACGTCATCATCGCCCACATCAACCAGCCGACCCATTCGGCCGGCGCCGGCGTTGCCCGCGGCATTCTCGATCTC
The nucleotide sequence above comes from Ensifer sp. PDNC004. Encoded proteins:
- a CDS encoding polysaccharide deacetylase family protein produces the protein MKALVLALVAATTFAHSATAAPGLVEPDLRLPSNPGGKGAAPRVALTLDACSGATDMRILGTLIENRIPATIFVTARWLKRNGLVVEVMKAHPDLFEIEDHGAMHVPPIDVKISVYGIAAAGSEAAVAAEVDGGAVAIKAHGLPAPKWFRGATAKYTHSSMSQIRAMGYRIAGYSVNGDGGSLLGAAMAEKRIRAAKDGDVIIAHINQPTHSAGAGVARGILDLKAKGYSFVRLNDIPDQTAVGATN